A stretch of the Haloarcula ordinaria genome encodes the following:
- a CDS encoding NAD-binding protein: MDWSRDWLGARATILLPTLVAVLSFATGVINISDVTVSGPLALYIPETIQRTAGFTGALTGFSLLLSVVGLRRRLRIAWYATVVLLPISAVQGLVQTSAFSFPLVALSLVSLPTMLLNRHRFTRAIDLTTAQLAAGAALIGAQVYGTVGTYALRDEFGSVSTLTDAFYYSIVTASTVGYGDLTPQTQQAKLFAMSVVVLGTASFAIALGSLLGPAIEQRLSEALGKMTDAQLDLLEDHVLVLGYGDMTEPVLEEFADIIDYIVITEDKDVASRLKQRDIPVLTADPSDEDPLIRAGIADARAVVVATSDDAQDALAILTANNLNPDVNIVAAAAERENIEKLRRAGADTVISPMVIGGHLLVQSALGQKGMESLADHITKVDDEETAAKMAGDEE; encoded by the coding sequence ATGGACTGGTCGCGCGACTGGTTGGGTGCGCGGGCGACGATACTCCTGCCGACGCTCGTCGCCGTCCTGTCGTTCGCGACGGGCGTCATCAACATCAGCGACGTCACCGTCTCGGGGCCGCTGGCGTTGTACATCCCGGAGACGATACAGCGGACCGCCGGGTTCACCGGCGCGCTTACCGGGTTCTCCCTGTTGTTGAGCGTGGTCGGGCTGCGCCGGCGACTGCGCATCGCGTGGTACGCCACCGTCGTCTTGCTCCCCATCTCGGCGGTGCAGGGACTCGTCCAGACGTCGGCGTTCTCGTTCCCGCTGGTCGCGCTGTCGCTGGTCTCGCTGCCGACGATGCTGCTGAACCGCCACCGGTTCACGCGGGCCATCGACCTGACGACGGCGCAACTGGCCGCCGGTGCGGCCCTCATCGGGGCGCAGGTGTACGGGACCGTCGGTACCTACGCGCTGCGCGACGAGTTCGGCAGCGTCTCGACGCTCACCGACGCCTTCTACTACTCCATCGTCACCGCGAGCACCGTCGGCTACGGCGACCTCACGCCACAGACCCAGCAGGCGAAGCTGTTCGCCATGTCGGTGGTCGTCCTCGGGACCGCCAGTTTCGCCATCGCGCTGGGGTCGCTGCTCGGCCCGGCTATCGAACAACGCCTCTCGGAGGCACTCGGAAAAATGACAGACGCACAACTCGACCTGCTCGAGGACCACGTGCTGGTCCTCGGGTACGGCGACATGACCGAACCGGTTCTCGAAGAGTTCGCGGACATCATCGACTACATCGTCATCACGGAGGACAAGGACGTCGCCTCGCGCCTCAAGCAGCGGGACATCCCGGTGCTGACCGCCGACCCAAGCGACGAGGACCCGCTGATACGGGCCGGTATCGCCGACGCGCGGGCGGTGGTGGTCGCGACCAGCGACGACGCCCAGGACGCCCTGGCCATCCTGACCGCGAACAACCTCAACCCCGACGTCAACATCGTGGCGGCCGCTGCCGAGCGCGAGAACATCGAGAAGCTCCGGCGGGCTGGGGCCGATACGGTCATCAGCCCCATGGTCATCGGCGGCCACCTGCTCGTCCAGTCGGCGCTGGGACAGAAGGGGATGGAGAGCCTCGCCGACCACATCACGAAGGTCGACGACGAGGAGACGGCCGCGAAGATGGCCGGCGACGAGGAGTAA
- a CDS encoding potassium channel family protein: MASLPLEILMGIYLGLLVGVIPALVSWALGFGFKYFTGVTVPGFGVVVLSIALAGVSGGLLALADESITQAPNAERILTAILLVGMVSLYAHSKGDQMGAKFPKRLSFEKLRDRRISSDVVELMGGRDEVRIQVVGEVADMEGYPPLSEPLRAEIRGEEWTFPADLRIGELEARLEDRLQTEFDLGDVSVTVDEQGRATIVAAPPFSGLSKRIGDSRHAVSVDALLPTGLARNDEVTVLTPDAQIRGTVVSARSGDATPEPETPDEPELDDAEKPPTPVQAPTTTGGEGRLTVAVTRTDVQPLLRAAHAKVVVEPRGIRREYELVSLLRRAGSRFRKLSVRPDGALDGATLGEAGVRGTYGVGVLAIRKQGGWQVGPRGDTDVQAGDELYAVGKRDELETFAEAVA, encoded by the coding sequence ATGGCTTCCCTTCCGCTCGAAATTCTCATGGGCATCTATCTGGGGCTCCTCGTAGGCGTCATCCCGGCCCTGGTCTCGTGGGCGCTCGGGTTCGGGTTCAAGTACTTCACGGGGGTGACGGTTCCCGGCTTCGGGGTAGTGGTCCTCTCTATCGCGCTGGCGGGCGTCAGCGGCGGCCTGCTGGCGCTGGCCGACGAGTCGATTACCCAGGCACCGAACGCCGAGCGGATTCTCACGGCGATTCTCCTCGTCGGGATGGTGTCGCTGTACGCACACAGTAAGGGCGACCAGATGGGAGCGAAGTTCCCCAAACGCCTCTCGTTCGAGAAGTTGCGCGACCGCCGCATCTCGTCCGACGTGGTCGAACTGATGGGCGGGCGCGACGAGGTCCGCATCCAGGTCGTCGGCGAGGTGGCCGACATGGAGGGGTACCCGCCGCTCTCGGAACCGCTCCGGGCGGAGATTCGCGGCGAGGAGTGGACCTTCCCGGCGGACCTCAGAATCGGCGAACTCGAGGCGCGGCTGGAAGACCGGCTGCAGACCGAGTTCGACCTCGGCGACGTCTCGGTGACGGTCGACGAGCAGGGCCGGGCGACCATCGTCGCCGCCCCACCGTTCTCGGGGCTCTCGAAACGTATCGGCGACAGTCGCCACGCCGTCTCGGTCGACGCGCTGCTGCCGACCGGGCTGGCACGGAACGACGAGGTGACCGTGTTGACGCCGGACGCACAAATCCGCGGCACCGTCGTCAGTGCCCGGTCCGGGGACGCCACCCCGGAGCCGGAGACGCCCGACGAGCCCGAGCTGGACGACGCCGAGAAACCGCCCACGCCGGTCCAGGCACCGACGACGACGGGTGGTGAGGGGCGACTGACGGTCGCCGTCACCCGGACGGACGTCCAGCCGCTGTTGCGGGCGGCCCACGCGAAGGTGGTCGTCGAGCCGCGTGGCATCCGCCGGGAGTACGAGCTCGTCTCGCTCCTTCGGCGGGCCGGCAGCCGGTTCCGCAAACTCAGTGTCCGCCCGGACGGCGCGCTCGACGGAGCGACGCTCGGCGAAGCGGGCGTTCGTGGGACCTACGGCGTGGGTGTCCTGGCCATCCGGAAACAGGGCGGCTGGCAGGTCGGGCCGCGGGGCGACACCGACGTCCAGGCCGGTGACGAACTGTACGCCGTCGGGAAACGCGACGAACTCGAGACGTTCGCGGAGGCCGTCGCATGA